AAATACCCGCGATGAAAATATGTCTTGACGATTTGGCTGCCGATGCGCCGACCCAGTTGCAAGTACGCGGGATCTGCGGTGGCGTGATAGAGATCGAGCAGGACGAACAACGCGTGTGCATCCGCACGGTCCGCGTCGAGATTGAGGTTGACGGCATTGCCCGGCGCAGAACCCAGGTCGCCAAGCCCGTTTGCTTGCGCGATATTGCGCGCGGTCTGCCACAACATTTCGTCGCCCGTCGCCAAAAATCCGCGCACGTACGCCAACAAGAATTTCGGCGTCGCGGGGTACTGCTTGAGCACGGGACCTTCGCGATCATAATAGCCGCGCCGCTTGAGCGCGTAATCGGAGAGGTCGGTGCCGTCGGTAAACATGGGCTTGAACATGTTCGTCGCCGGAATGTAGGCGTGAGTCGCGAAACTGCGTAAGCCCTGGCGCGTCCATTCGAGGAGATCGCTTGCCGCCGCGCCTAGTTCGCGCGCGAGTTGCATTTGCATCAGCGCGTTCTTGCCGTAGAGGAAACCGGTCTGCCGACTAGAGAGCAACATATTCGCTTCAAGCGCCATCGCGCCGAACTCGGGACCGAATTGTCGTTGCGCGCGGTCGCCGAACCAGGAAGACGTAATCGTGTCATCCGTCGGTTCCTGGGTCTTTTCGGTTGCGTAAATTGATACGCGCCCAAGCCGGTTTTGGGATGACGCGCGAGGACGTACTGTTGCGCGAGATATTTTGCCCAGTCCAGTGCGCGCTGATCCTGGGTCAAGCGATACAGCGTGCCCGCCGCGTAAATCAAATCGCTGCCGGTGTTGATGAACGATAGACCAGGCGATTCGCGGAACGGCGGCAAATCCCTCATCGAGTGTGTCCACGCATCGCTGACCGGCAATCCATACTTGCCATGACGGCTGACGAAAAAATTATCCCAGTCCAAAATGTGCGCGTTCCAAAACGCGTGGATGTATTTCACCGTCGCGTCTGGGTTGACCTGGTACATCAAATCGTAAAATGGGAATGCGCCTTTGAGTTCGTGCACCAGTCCCTTTTGTTCGGGTCCCGTCATTTGCAACGTTTCCAGATCAATGAACCGGTGGTCGCCCCATTGCAGCAAACCGCTCGAATCGAGGAGATGTTCAAAGTGATACGCGATGGCGGCTTGCGCGGCGTCCTGGTACTGGTTGTCGCCGGTGAGATTGGTCAGGGCAGTGAACGTGCGGAACAAATTCTGCTGACATGCGAGATCGGAAATGACCGGCGCTTTGCCGCGGGTGCGCCAGCGCACGTGCTCGCCGGTAAACGTGTTGATGCCATCCGCGAACAAGGGTGTGGGGGTCGCGCGGTATGTATCGCGTCCGTGCCGCAAAACATTATTCGCGAATTCGATCACCGCATTCAGACGTGCCTGGTCTTGGCTTTGCAAATCCGAAGGTTGACTCATCAAGTCTTTCCTCTCGAACAATGCCTTTGGCAAAATCCAGGTTTCCTGAAGAAACCTGGATTTTTTCTTGGCTCTTATTTTTTCTTATGCCAAAAACCAGGTTTCTTGGAGAAACCTGGTTTTTTCTCGCTTGCGAAGGAGATACAAACCGGCAAGCCTACCAGCTGATTGGACCCGCACCGCTCTCGACGGTAGAGACCACGGTTTCGACCGGCTCAACCTTGACGACCAGGGTCGGTTTCCATTCCACTTTGCCGGCGATATCCGGATCGTTCGCGGCGTTGTGCGCGGCGAGCAGGTCAACGTCCTTGTCGTTCACGCGCGTGCCGGAGGTGTAAATCATCGTGCCTTTGTAGTTGCCGATGACTTTATCCAGCGCAACTTGAGCATCGGTCTTGAAATAATTGTTCTCGGCGTAAATCTGCGATTCGATGCCGACACCCCAACTATATCCATACTTGGAATTGTTCACGATCTTGTAATAGTTGTTGTAAACGTGAACCTGACCAAAGCGGACGCGCGGCGTGCGTTGCCCCGTGCCGTCGAAAAAGTTGTGATGGATCGTCACGCGCAACTTGCCTTTGTCACCGGTCGCCGTTGCGCCGGTGTCGGACGAACCGATCAGCATGGTCTTGTCGTGATTCAGGAAGCGATTCCAGGAAAGGGTCACGAGATCGGCGGCGTTGGTGATATCTACGGTCCCATCGTGCATTTCAAAGTGGCGACCAAAATATGTGGGGGCTTTGCCGTCGGCGGTTTCCACATCTTCGAACGTGTTGTGGTCTACCCAGACATGATCCACGAATCGCAGTGAGACAGAATCGTACACCGAGTTCCAGTTTCCATCCGCGCCGTCGGTCGGATCCCATTGCGGGAAGCAGTCAAAGGTATCCTGGAACGTGATATTGCGAATGATGATATTACTGAGTGGCGCCGTCGCGGCGCCGCGCACATCGAACCACACGCCGCGAATCGTCGCCTTTTGCCCAACGCCGACGATGGTCGTGTTCGAGCCGACGCGCACGCGCACGCGTTCTTCCTGCGTTTTTTGCGAAGCCACCCGCGCGGTTTCGAGAGTGCCCGTCACGGCTTTGCGACCCCACGTCGCCGGATCAAACGCCGCGTTGTAATCTTTTTGAGTGAAACTATCGCGTTGGTAGTCCTGACACGTCAACGATTTGTTATTGTCGTCCACGTTCAGGTCAATCGTACCATCAACATAGATGATCTTGGCGACATTCGACGGCGTCGTCGAAGGCGCGGGGTACTTGCCATCGTTGAGCGCGGCGATCAATTCTTTTCGGTTCTTCACCGTGTAGACCTGGCTCGTCGCGGCATCCGCTCCGCCGGACGTTCCTTTACCCTCCGCTGCCCAGCCATCATTCGCCGCGAGTTTTTCGCGTCCGAGATCGCGCTTGGCAACCGTCGGCGCGGCAGTGGGCGCGGTGGTCGGCGCGACCGTGGGCGCGACAGTTGGTTTCGGCGCTTCGGTTGGCTTGGGTACCGCCGTTGGTACATCGGTCGGCTTGGGCGCGACCGTGGGCGCCGGTGTAGGAGTTGCCGGCGCGGTACACGCCACCATCACAACAAGCAAGACGACGATGCCAAGTAATGCAAAAAACTTTTGGTCTTTCATCTTTCTCCTCCATTGGATTTTATTTGCTGGGATTCCAGCCATTCAGAACATTCGAGATCGTATACTTTTGAGATTGGCTCTCCGATAACAGCCGACGTGTGTCGCTCTTGATCGCGCCGGGTCCGGTCGTGCCGCATTCGTAAAAGCGCGAATCGGCGGGGAGGAAGGTCAGGGTGTTGCCATCCTTGTCTTTGCCGGTCATCGAATCCCAACCCTTGGCAGCGACGTGTGAATCCATCCAGCAATTGATGAACGCGACATGACCGACCGCGTTTGGATCAGCGGCGCGTGTGCCATCCGGCAAATTAGTCGTCGGATGCCAGGGACGACCCAGTGTCACCGAAGCGTCCGCCATCGCCGGCGTTTCTTTTCTCAGTCGACACTGGATGAACAAGAATCCGAACGGTTGATCAAGCGAAGTACTTGCGGCGGTGATGTAGCCATTGTTGGTTGTGCTGCCGCGGTCGCGCGAGACAATCTCGCAATCGTCGAACACGGCTTGCCCCGCGCCGAAAATAAAATCTACGTGCCCGCTGATCGCACACTGGCAAAAATATTGCCTGCCCGAATTGACGAACAACGTGTCTTGATAACCGACCAGGTTGATGTTTTTGAAAAAGGCGCGGTCGCTACCCTTGTCGGTCTTGAGCGCGACTGCTTGTGGATTGGCAAAGCGTGTCGGATCGTCGTTCGCTTTGGCGGCGTTCGCCGGATAATCAAAGCCGTTCTCAATCGTCAAGTTCTCGGCGCGAAAATCGCTCGCGCGCACGATCACCGTGCCGCTGTCGTACGTGCCGTAGGTTGTGCCGTCCGGTCTTTTCGTGTCCGAAGCAACATCGAACGTGACGATGGTTTTAGCGCGATCCTCGCCGAGCCAGGTGATGAACGGTTTCGTGATGTCGAGTTTTTCGTAATAGCGTCCGGCCTTGATGACGATGAGGTATGGCTGGGTCGCGTTGCTCGGCGCATCGTTCAACGCACTCGCGATCCGCGCGAATGTTTTGACCCCGTTCACGCGCGCGCCCTCTGCGCCAGTGTACGCGGCATCCACGATTGCATCAAAGGTTGGCATCATGGTTATCCCAGTTTTTCGATTTCCGCGCTCGCCAAAATAAACGCGCCGACGCCGTGATGGTTGTTCGTCACGATAGGTTCGTTGATATAGTACTCGAACGAACCGTCGCGGTACGGCGTGCCGCCCAAGCCCGCGCTGCGGCACGTGTGCGTGAGATTGATCGTGCCGTCGTCATTCGTCGTGACGAATTGCTGGACGATGCCTTCGAACGCACGTTGCGCGACGCGTGCGTACTCCGCATTGAGATAGCCCAAGCGCGCGCCACTTGCCATCGCGCACACGAACATGCATGACCCCGATGATTCGAGGTAATTGCCGGCACGCGTGCCTTGATCGAGAATTTGATACCACACGCCGGTGGCTGGGTCTTGGACGCGCATCACCGCTTCGAGGGTGCGCGTGAGAATCGCAAGCAAGAGCGCGCGCGTGGGATGATCGCTCGGCATGTAGCCGAGCACATCCACCAACGCCATCACGTACCAACCGATGGCGCGTCCCCAGAAATAGGAGGAACACCCGGTTTGCGGGTTTGCCCAGAGTTGCTGTTTGCTTTCGTTCCAGGCGTGGTAGAGCAAACCGGTTTGCGGATCGCGCGTGTGCGCCTCGATCAAGACGAATTGGTGCGCGATGTCATCCCAGGGCGCGAGCGTGTGGTTCGGTCGGTGCGCCGCCTCCGCCCGCTGGCTCGCAAAGCTGGATTCGTACTGCGCCCAAAACGCGGTTGCCATGTACAAACCGTCGAGCCACATTTGGTACGGGTAGATTTGCTTGTGCCAAAAACCGCGCGAGTTGGTGCGTGGGTGCGTGTCGAGTTGTGCGCGGAGGAGATCGAGCGCGCGTTTGTATTTCGCGTCGCCGGTTTTTTCGTAGAGCGGAAACAACACCTTGCCAGTGTTGAGCCGGTCCACGTTGTACTCTTCGACGTGGTAACCGCGAATCGTGCCATCAGGTTGCACAAAGCGATCAATGTTGGATTGCATGTACGCGAAATATTTATCATCGCCGGTCGCGCGCCACACTTGCTCGAAACCTCTCAGCACGAGACCCCATTGATAATTCCACTCGTCGGCGAGCGCGTCAAAGCGCGCCATCGTCGAATCTGCCATTCGTACAGACCATCGTTGAGTCATTGCTTCTCCTTCGAAAATACCCCGCCCTTACCCTCCCCTTGCCAAGGGGAGGGAAGGATGGGGTCGGTCGTCTGCGATTAAATATCCCAACCCGGCAAAAACGCGCGGCTGGCTTGCAACATCTCGCCAAACATCTCCCAGGTTTCGTCCAGCGGCAAACGATTGGTCGGATCGTTGAGCACGGCTTGGAACGCAAGGTCTTTATCGCGCGACAATGCCGCTTCGACGATCATCTCTTGATCCGCCACATGTTGCGCGACGAGCGCGTGGACGCCGGGCGGCAGCGCGCCCGCGACTACGGGTTGCACTTGATCGCGCGAAAAGCGCGCGTTGGTTTCCACAACCGCGCGCAAAGGCAAATTGGAAATTTGCCCCACGTTCTCAATGTTCACATTTGTCACCAAATCGCCAAGCCCAAGCAACGCGCGCATTTGCGCGACGCCTTCTTCGCCGGACGCATCGAGCGCGAGCGGCACGCGTCCGGTCATCACCTCGCGCGTTTGTTGCGGCGCGTCGCGCCAACGTTCGATGCGATAACCGGACACGGGCGTGCGAATCACGCCCCAGCGAAACAGTTCTTCGGGCGAGCGCGTGAATCCCGGTAAAAATTCGGCGAGGTGGCGGTCGCCCGCCGCGCCGAGCAGTCCGTAGCGTTTGAACAATTCGAATTTGATTTGATGCGCGCTGCGGAACCAATCGTTCCAACTTTCGACCTCGGCGCGCGTGTACTCGCGGAGCACGCCGGGTTCGGCGATGTGTCGCCGCACGAGCGCGAGCAAGTCCAGGTCGCGATAGAACGCGCGATCAATCCACGTAAAATGGTTGATGCCGGCAACGTTGACTTGAATTTCCTGGCGCGCGGGCATCGGCGAAACACCGAGATACTTTTCTACGAGTGAGGCAAGCAGATGTTGCGTGCCGAACACTTCGTGGCAACAACCGAACACGTTCAACCTGGGTTCGACGCGCGTGAGCGTGCGCGTGCAGATCGTCATCGGATTCGTGTAATTGATGACCCAGGCATTTGGACACTGCGCGGCAATGGCGCGCGCGAAATCGGCGTAGATGAGCGCGGAGCGCAGACCGCGCACGAGCCCGGGCGCGCCGGTCGTGTCGCCGACCGGGAAGAACATGTCGTAGCGTTCGGCAATCGCGATTTCTTCGCCCATCACTTCCAGCGAGCCGGGCTGAATCGAAAGCACGACGAAATCCGCGCCGCGCAACGTTTCTTCGAGCGTGGCAATCGCCGTGTAATGCCAGCGCGAGACAACGCCGGGCTGTCGCGAAGCGTGCAGCCAGTTACCGAATTCCTCATTCAGTCGCGCCGATTCGAGATCAAGATCGTACAGCGCGACCTGCCCCGCCAGGTCGGGGCAGAGCGCGAGATCGTACATCAACTTGCGCGCCCACTGACGACTGCCGCCGCCGATGTACGCGATCTTGAGTTCGAGCGGTTTTGAGTTTAGGTACATATTGGATAGCAAATTGAGCATGGAGCGTTAGAATGCTTCCAACGCTCAATGCTCGATGATCTATCGTTTTCGCGGCGACAGAATCCAGGTTTCCGCCGAAGGCGAGAAACCTGGATTCTACCCTACAAACATCTCGCCGCACAATCCATGATTATTTTACCGCGTATCCCGCGTCTTGCAAAGTCTTCTTGGCTTCGGCTTCCCACTTGGCAGCGCCCAGACTGTCCAGACCCTTGAGAAAGTCTGCCCAGGACTGATCGGTCAGCGGCTTGGTTCCCAGGACGAATCCCAGGATGTTTTCATCGTAAAAGCGCTTGAGGTCCGCGCGGTTCGCCGGGAACGTGATCAATTTATCTGGCTTGGAATCGGTCCACGGTTGGCTCGAGAAGAACTGGTAGAATGACATGGGTGAAATCGTGCGACCGTTCTTGCTCTTGAAATCCACGTAGCGCGCTTGCACCTCTTTTGGATCGTTGACGTAGATCAATTGATTCCGCATTTGGGTCAGGTTCTGCGTGGCTTCGGCATTCCATGCCAACTTGGGGTCGGGCAGACCTTCGGTCGTCACCACGCCATCCTTGTCCAATTTGTAGTTGACGCCTTCCACGCCAAAACCATTCAGATAGTAGCCCTCCGGCGACGCCATCCATTCGAGCAACTTGGCGATGGCGGGACCTTTGCCGGCATCGGCGGCTTTTTTGGACATGGCAAAGATACTGCCGATCGCGCCATACGCGTCATAGTACGATTTTTTCCCGGTCGGTCCTTTGAGCGCGGGTAGCGGCGCCCATTCGCCGGTGGGAAAGTTGGCGTCGAACTTGACGTAGTTGGGTTGATTGGCGAGCGCCGCGAAATCTTCCCACATGATACCATACCGACCCTGGGCGTGACGAATGCGGAATTCGTCGCGATTGATCGTCGCCCAGTCTGGATCAATCACTTTGGCGTCCACAAATTGTTTGAACGCCGCGAGCGCCTTGGGAAAGTCTGGGTCGCGCACGTTCAGCCCGAACTTGTCCGGGTTGGCAAAGTTCCACAAGTCGGGCAAGCCATACGCGCCGACGAAAAAGTCGAACCGATTGCCCAGTCCCCACGTCCCGGAATCCCAGTAGCCGCCGAGTCCGTACGTATCGTTCTTGCCGTTGCCGTCCGGATCCTTTTCGGTGAATGCTTTGGCAACGACGAGCAACTCGTCAATCGTCGTCGGCGCTTTGAGTCCCAACTTGTCGAGCCAATCTTTGCGAATGACAAGACCCTCGCGGCGGGGCAGATTGGGCACTTCGACGGTACACATTTGTTTGCCATCAACTTTGGTCAAGGCGAGCGAGGCAGAGTCATAGTGCGTCTTGACGCGATTGGGCATTGCCTTCAGCACGTCGTCAATCGGCGCGATCAAACCCTGCTTGTTCAGTTCGATGCACTTGTTGCGTTCGCTCGAAGTACTGGCGGTCTGAAAGAAATCGGGCAAAGCATTCGCGGCGGCGGCGGCGTTGAGCTTGGTTTCGCCGTCTGCGCCGGTGGGAATGATCACGTACTTGAGATTGATGTTTAGTTTTTCGCGGATCGTCTTGTAACCGACCCAGCTTTCTGGGGGCGGACCTGCCTGGGTCGTGGTTGCCTGCGCCCACAGTTCGATGTCAACGGGCTTAGTCGCCGCCGGTGTCGGCGGCGCGGCGGTCGGCGCTGGCGCTTTGGTCGCGGCAGGCGCTGTTGCGCCGGACGCACCTGTCGTCGGGGCAGCCGCAGGCGGCGCTTTGGTCGGTTCGGCTGTTGGCGCGACACACGCCGTCAGCGCCACGATGGCAAGCGCGACCAACGCCATTCTGATGAACATGATTTTCTGACTCATCGAATTCCTCCTCGAATCGTTTGGTATCTTGGGAAACACATAATTGTGGTTGGGTTGATCAACGCGCGACAATCAAACTCCTCTCTTCACGCGACAAGTGAATTCATTCTTTCACACTGCCGACCAGGGTCCCCTTGGTAAAGTAACGCTGAATCCAGGGATAGACCGCGACCATGGGCAGCATCGTGAGCAAGACGGCGGCGGACTTGAGCGATTCGATGGACGCGGCGCGCGTGACGTCGTAATCTACGTACTCGCTGAAACTCGTCCCAACGAGAATGTTGCGGAGGAGGACGGGCAACGGCGTCAAGTTCGAATCGTTCAGGTATAGGATGGGTGTGAAGAATTCGTTCCAATATTGAACGGCGTAGAACAAACCAATTGTGAGCAGGATCGGTTTGGACAACGGCAGGATGACCTGCAACAAGACTTGCAAGTCGTTCGCGCCGTCAATGCGCGCGGCTTCTTTGATTTCGTCCGGAATACCCTCGAAAAAACTTTTCATCACGAGCACATTCGTCACGCCGATGGCGGGCGGCACGATGATGGCGAGAATATTGTTGATCCAGCCCAGCGTTCGCGCGACGAGCAAATAGACCGGGACCAAACCGACGTGAAACAAAAAG
The nucleotide sequence above comes from Chloroflexota bacterium. Encoded proteins:
- a CDS encoding pectate lyase; translated protein: MVACTAPATPTPAPTVAPKPTDVPTAVPKPTEAPKPTVAPTVAPTTAPTAAPTVAKRDLGREKLAANDGWAAEGKGTSGGADAATSQVYTVKNRKELIAALNDGKYPAPSTTPSNVAKIIYVDGTIDLNVDDNNKSLTCQDYQRDSFTQKDYNAAFDPATWGRKAVTGTLETARVASQKTQEERVRVRVGSNTTIVGVGQKATIRGVWFDVRGAATAPLSNIIIRNITFQDTFDCFPQWDPTDGADGNWNSVYDSVSLRFVDHVWVDHNTFEDVETADGKAPTYFGRHFEMHDGTVDITNAADLVTLSWNRFLNHDKTMLIGSSDTGATATGDKGKLRVTIHHNFFDGTGQRTPRVRFGQVHVYNNYYKIVNNSKYGYSWGVGIESQIYAENNYFKTDAQVALDKVIGNYKGTMIYTSGTRVNDKDVDLLAAHNAANDPDIAGKVEWKPTLVVKVEPVETVVSTVESGAGPISW
- a CDS encoding pectinesterase A yields the protein MPTFDAIVDAAYTGAEGARVNGVKTFARIASALNDAPSNATQPYLIVIKAGRYYEKLDITKPFITWLGEDRAKTIVTFDVASDTKRPDGTTYGTYDSGTVIVRASDFRAENLTIENGFDYPANAAKANDDPTRFANPQAVALKTDKGSDRAFFKNINLVGYQDTLFVNSGRQYFCQCAISGHVDFIFGAGQAVFDDCEIVSRDRGSTTNNGYITAASTSLDQPFGFLFIQCRLRKETPAMADASVTLGRPWHPTTNLPDGTRAADPNAVGHVAFINCWMDSHVAAKGWDSMTGKDKDGNTLTFLPADSRFYECGTTGPGAIKSDTRRLLSESQSQKYTISNVLNGWNPSK
- a CDS encoding glycoside hydrolase family 88 protein; its protein translation is MTQRWSVRMADSTMARFDALADEWNYQWGLVLRGFEQVWRATGDDKYFAYMQSNIDRFVQPDGTIRGYHVEEYNVDRLNTGKVLFPLYEKTGDAKYKRALDLLRAQLDTHPRTNSRGFWHKQIYPYQMWLDGLYMATAFWAQYESSFASQRAEAAHRPNHTLAPWDDIAHQFVLIEAHTRDPQTGLLYHAWNESKQQLWANPQTGCSSYFWGRAIGWYVMALVDVLGYMPSDHPTRALLLAILTRTLEAVMRVQDPATGVWYQILDQGTRAGNYLESSGSCMFVCAMASGARLGYLNAEYARVAQRAFEGIVQQFVTTNDDGTINLTHTCRSAGLGGTPYRDGSFEYYINEPIVTNNHHGVGAFILASAEIEKLG
- a CDS encoding alpha-glucosidase/alpha-galactosidase is translated as MYLNSKPLELKIAYIGGGSRQWARKLMYDLALCPDLAGQVALYDLDLESARLNEEFGNWLHASRQPGVVSRWHYTAIATLEETLRGADFVVLSIQPGSLEVMGEEIAIAERYDMFFPVGDTTGAPGLVRGLRSALIYADFARAIAAQCPNAWVINYTNPMTICTRTLTRVEPRLNVFGCCHEVFGTQHLLASLVEKYLGVSPMPARQEIQVNVAGINHFTWIDRAFYRDLDLLALVRRHIAEPGVLREYTRAEVESWNDWFRSAHQIKFELFKRYGLLGAAGDRHLAEFLPGFTRSPEELFRWGVIRTPVSGYRIERWRDAPQQTREVMTGRVPLALDASGEEGVAQMRALLGLGDLVTNVNIENVGQISNLPLRAVVETNARFSRDQVQPVVAGALPPGVHALVAQHVADQEMIVEAALSRDKDLAFQAVLNDPTNRLPLDETWEMFGEMLQASRAFLPGWDI
- a CDS encoding extracellular solute-binding protein, with the translated sequence MSQKIMFIRMALVALAIVALTACVAPTAEPTKAPPAAAPTTGASGATAPAATKAPAPTAAPPTPAATKPVDIELWAQATTTQAGPPPESWVGYKTIREKLNINLKYVIIPTGADGETKLNAAAAANALPDFFQTASTSSERNKCIELNKQGLIAPIDDVLKAMPNRVKTHYDSASLALTKVDGKQMCTVEVPNLPRREGLVIRKDWLDKLGLKAPTTIDELLVVAKAFTEKDPDGNGKNDTYGLGGYWDSGTWGLGNRFDFFVGAYGLPDLWNFANPDKFGLNVRDPDFPKALAAFKQFVDAKVIDPDWATINRDEFRIRHAQGRYGIMWEDFAALANQPNYVKFDANFPTGEWAPLPALKGPTGKKSYYDAYGAIGSIFAMSKKAADAGKGPAIAKLLEWMASPEGYYLNGFGVEGVNYKLDKDGVVTTEGLPDPKLAWNAEATQNLTQMRNQLIYVNDPKEVQARYVDFKSKNGRTISPMSFYQFFSSQPWTDSKPDKLITFPANRADLKRFYDENILGFVLGTKPLTDQSWADFLKGLDSLGAAKWEAEAKKTLQDAGYAVK
- a CDS encoding carbohydrate ABC transporter permease is translated as MFRISGREDRGFQLLVNGFLLVVLLIIIVPLWRVIMSSVTPLEVFNRGGVPMFQWPWEWSLGAYEQMLTHPTFPRATLNSIIITITGTTLSLVLTVPLAFALSTRTLPGRNLIIALILFTFLFHVGLVPVYLLVARTLGWINNILAIIVPPAIGVTNVLVMKSFFEGIPDEIKEAARIDGANDLQVLLQVILPLSKPILLTIGLFYAVQYWNEFFTPILYLNDSNLTPLPVLLRNILVGTSFSEYVDYDVTRAASIESLKSAAVLLTMLPMVAVYPWIQRYFTKGTLVGSVKE